The Burkholderiales bacterium genome includes the window GCTGGCACAAAAACCAGCCATAGTTGTTGTTGGCGTCCGAATCAGCCGGATCGGATTTCAGGGCTTGCCGGAAATGCTTTTCAGCGACGGCGTCGTCGCGCAAATCCATGTAGACGAGCCCCAGCAGATTGTGCGCGGGCACGTAATCCGGGACCGCTCCGAGCGCCTCGTTCAACTCCTGAATCGCGATATCGAACTGGCGCCGCTCGTAATAGCCGGAGCCGAGCTGGGTGTGAATCTCGGCGCGCTGCGCAGCGTTGCCGTCGACGGCGGCGCCGTCCTTTTGCGCCGGCTGCTGCGCGCAGCCCGTTGCGATCAGCATCAGCGCGCACAGCGCAAGCTTTGCCAGGCGGGGGATGCCGCGATCAGACATGGTATTCGGTTTCATTCTGGGTCTCCATGGCTTTACGCAAGCGGCGCTGGCTGCGGTCCTGCACTTCCCCGGCGAGCTGGCCGCAGGCGGCGGCGATGTCGTCGCCTCGCGTTTTTCGCGTCGTCGCTACCAGGCCGGCGTTCATCAGCGCATCGGCAAACCGTCGTATCGATTCCGCCGGCGACCGCTCATAACCGGACCCGGCAAACGGATTGAACGGGATCAGATTCAATTTGCACGGCACGTCCCGAACCAGCCCGATCAGTTCGCGAGCGTGCTGCACACTATCGTTGATGCCTTTCAGCATCACGTATTCAAACGTAATGAAATCGCGCGGCGCCCGCTCCAGATAGCGCGAGCAGGCGGCGAGCAGTTGCTGCAGCGGATACTTGCGATTGATCGGCACCAGGACGTCGCGCAGCTTGTCGTTGGGCGCGTGCAGCGACACGGCCAGCGCCACCGGGCATTGATCGCGCAAACGATCGATGGCAGGAACGATGCCGGACGTGCTCACTGTCACGCGGCGGCGCGACAAGCCATACGCGTTGTCGTCGAGCATCAATTTCAGCGCGGCGACGACGTTGTCGAAATTGGCCAGCGGCTCGCCCATGCCCATGAAAACGACATTGCTTATGGCGCCTGCCTTGAATCCCTTCTGCCCACCTTTTTCAGAGGGCGGCTGGGCCGATTTAAGCAGCTTGTCAGCCTGCCACAACTGACCGACGATCTCGGCTGTCGTCAGATTGCGGTTGAATCCCTGACGCCCCGTCACGCAAAACGAACATTCCAGCGCGCAGCCGGCTTGCGTCGAAATGCACAAGGTGGCGCGCGACGTTTCCGGGATGAATACGGCCTCGATGCGATTGCCCGCGTCGACTTCCAGCATCCATTTGCGCGTGCCGTCTTGCGCGATGTGCTCGCCGACGATCGGCGGCGCCGCGATCACAGCAGTTTCCGCCAATCGCTTGCGCATCGTCGCCGATAAATCGCTCATGTTCGCGAAATCGTCTTCATTGCGCTGATGAATCCAGCGCAGCAATTGCTTCGCGTGGAACGGCTTCTCCCCGATCTCGACACAGAAATCGGCGAGCCGCAATGGCGCGAAATCCAGCAGATTGATCACCCTGTCGCGTAGATATGAATGTTAG containing:
- the rlmN gene encoding 23S rRNA (adenine(2503)-C(2))-methyltransferase RlmN, with protein sequence MINLLDFAPLRLADFCVEIGEKPFHAKQLLRWIHQRNEDDFANMSDLSATMRKRLAETAVIAAPPIVGEHIAQDGTRKWMLEVDAGNRIEAVFIPETSRATLCISTQAGCALECSFCVTGRQGFNRNLTTAEIVGQLWQADKLLKSAQPPSEKGGQKGFKAGAISNVVFMGMGEPLANFDNVVAALKLMLDDNAYGLSRRRVTVSTSGIVPAIDRLRDQCPVALAVSLHAPNDKLRDVLVPINRKYPLQQLLAACSRYLERAPRDFITFEYVMLKGINDSVQHARELIGLVRDVPCKLNLIPFNPFAGSGYERSPAESIRRFADALMNAGLVATTRKTRGDDIAAACGQLAGEVQDRSQRRLRKAMETQNETEYHV